CTTTAATGTTAAGAAACAGAAACGCAGTAATCAacaaacatttgacattttttagtTTGTTCTAGTAATACAATACTGCTTTGGtgtcattttgttgtttttttgttgtttatcaaatctcattagacGTGACATGCTTCATATAGGCTTCAAATATAAAGGAATTTATACATCATCAGTaaccacacaattttttttatttggttaaaaCAATCACAACTGAATCCACTCTTCTGATGGGATCAGGATAATCCAGTCCTAATCTCAGTTCAAAGTTTTGAATAACCCAAAGGTCAGGTTAAATCCAAATCAAATGAAAGATTGTATTACATGGTCTGATCTTATTTCAAAATCCCtctgttacttttgaaaaactcATTTCCAAGATTTgggcctgtttcagaaaggaggttaagtgaaaactcagagtatgttaactCTGAAATGAgcgaaactctgggttttccgtttcaaaatggcaggtttgtcaaactcgagaagcagggtaagtcaagcctgtttctgaaagagaggtcatttttactcagagtcagttaccgtggtaactgTGAACCTAACCAGGTCAGGAGCAGGTTTGATTCTCTAAACTCAAGAGTTTATGTCAGTCTCCTCCCCTtttcgacagggacatgtactaTAACTATATAAACGGGATTATTACTTGTTCTGAAAACTATTTGTTAGTACTGCTTACAGTCTAAATGTCATATCGACCTCTTTCTCTTGATCGATAAAAAAGgaagacacacaagtgcacttttaaatctattaaaaactcaatttCAACTCAATCACTTTTCATCTTATCCCCGctttttcaagtgaaaagtcAATAAACATCACAcgttacattacttattttaaatgaaagaaatgctgatcttttttttttcagatgttgccatggttactcgtaatatctgcgctacATTGATAATGCCTCTTTATAGTCGCGGTGTTTGCATGTAAAGCTGGGGTCACACTGGACTTTCCTCCGCATAGActcccattcatacgcacacgaatgcgttcGATCGGAAACgaaaggtcatgcgtcaagtttcacaggtTACTGcgatgcaaagttcaagcttggtgaactttgacctgcgaaatcgcatcacttgactgcgtgagaccaatcgaggatcaaaacaggacctctctggacagaaatataaaatatgggCCAATCGCTCGTATTTATaaagtcaagtgatgcgatttcgcaggtcagagttcaccaagcttgaactttgcactgcagcgacctgcgaaacttgacgcatgaccctgcgtttccagtctaacgtattcgcgtgtgtatgaatggaggTTTATGGGGAGGAATGCTCAGTGTGACTGCGGATtcagtctactcaaagttgattgacctaactcagatcagctgttctgaagCCGAAAACTCATAAAACTCATTTATAATGTCTCGGTACGTTAACttagagttcaagtttaaactaataataatactccTACTAATCTACTAAttctataataatactaatacttctTACTTTTAAAGCTGTCCACAATCTTGCTTCTCCATATCTTGCTAATCTTGTTCATATCGCAACACCTTCTCGAACACTCAGGTCTTCCtcttccattcacctcactgttccctctgtccgCCTGGTCACAGTGGGAAACAGagccttcagccactctgctcctcagctttggaattcccttcctcctgatctccattatttagactctctttcacaatttaaagccaagattcatcccgccacggctacattacagcttctcattcaaaacattacatttttttaatagcgggtgataatcccaccaaaacgtattaaaaggtaagtgaattataacagcgcaaacttttctgtaaccgtagtagtgctgtgcgtctttgtttaacccttaaaggttacgtgctgactgactgactgtgacaggtgcgtgatgcgtgaggccagcaaacacgacgtatagctgttttactttatttcaggacgcattaataccggaggcattcataaatattcctagcaaatctaataaatgctggagacatactcgttacataaacgcactaaatcacacttcagcagcgtttatttgagagcgcacaagaagatctgagcgctcttaaagcggcttatttgagggggcgtgcaagaagttttgtgcacgagcagaaaaaatcggcgcgcaaacaaagagattcgcatgctggtAGGCTATTACCAATGACTGtatggctattacataaatgcgatctcgacttctgcgctcatgacatttgtcattgaaataacaccacagggagttggtagatctgtgtaaaaaaggcacagctggaaaaaatcctaaagGAAACACTGTAATGgacaataattccttacatttatatttttcttggcactcaaagcgctttacacattgggggaatctcctcatccaccaccagtgtgcagcgtcCACCtagatgacgcgacggcagccattttgcaccagaccacacaccacctgattggtggagaggagacagagtgattaagccaattatgatatggggatgataaggaggccatgatggacaggccTGTGGGTAGATTTGGCCAGGATGGCggtgttaaacccctactctttttcgaaagacatcctgggatttttaatgaccacagagagtcaggtttaacgtctcatccgaaagacggcgctcactgagcagtatagagtccccttcactatactggggccttacgacccacacagaccacaggttgggcgccccctgctgaccccactaacaccacttccggcagcaacccagctttcccatgtggtctcccatccaggtactgaccgggcgcagccctgcttagcttcagtgggcgaccatgtgagagttgcagagagttaGCTGCTGGctctgagttggttgaacctccttactgaaacaggcccttGATCTAATCTGTGATCCAAATCCCACTGGATTACTTTCGAAAAACTGGGCCCAGTTGACCAACCAAaaactgaatataaataaataaataaataaataaataaataaataaatatatatatatatatatatatatatatatatatatatatatatatatatatatatatatatatataatatgactGCTAAAGCATGCAATACATGTACCACAAATCAGtgaattttagtttagtttgggtTTTTTATCAGTAATGAAGTAATCAAGATCATCAttaaacacattaaacacacacaacacacacagtgaGAACTGTTGCCTAATCACTGGCCAGTAGTAGCACTACTTGAAAACAAGTTTTACTCTCTTTCTTTTTGACTTGCATATTTCTCAATGGCCTCTGTTTAAAATTGCGAGACTGTAGCATCAATGTTTTGATCTGGTTCAGTCGACTGACCGTCATTTTCCTCACTGACCGGATTGAAGTCTAGAGTTTCCGCCCGTTTCATGATGGCGTCGAGTCGCGTCAGAGATCTCGTCCTCAGCTTCGGCCTGACCTCTTCTTCATCCTCCACCTCCGAGTCTTTAATATGACTAAACCGATTCCCTTCTTCATCGTAATTGTAGACTTTAATGACGCGGGCTTTCTTCTTTGGATGTGGACTTACCACCGATCTAAACTCCCGAGTTTCTTCATCTCCTTCGCAAGTCTGTTGGTTTCCCTCGTCATTCCCGCCAATTTCTACAACATCATCAATAAAAACGTCATCAACAAAACCAATATCGACCGTGTCTTCAGTGTCGTTTTTCTTGAAGAACACTGATTGAGGTTGTGCCGTATCGTTGTGTAAGTTGTTCTGTTCATTAATGTTGTCTTTTTTAAAGGGTAAATGAACACGTATTGTTTGTAAACATGTCATGACGTAAGATCTTGTAAGCGCGCCAAGTGTGAAGGCGACTAAAAAGCTCACAATCACTGATGAAGCCACAGCAGCCACAAAAACGCTTTCAGACACCGTTTCTGCATTAACTTCTGCCTCTCTTGCAGTGGTTAGTCGTTTTTTGATGTTGGGATTTAAGGCTATTACATTAATTCTGTAGGGTGTGATTGTTTTGCTCATCTTATCCTCACGGATACAGAAAAACAGTCCATCATGGCTGGATGTGGCTCTTGAAATCTTCAAGGAGCTATTACATATTTCCACTGGGTCTTTGTTTTGGTGGTTGCAGCCTTCAAACTGTCCGAAAGGTGTGTGCCAGAACAGAGAATCCACTGAAGAGAggaaaaataataacatatatgacCAAACAGAAACTCTGATTTGCATaatggatagttcactccaaactgcaaattctgtcctcatttatgCACCCTTTACTTGCTCTAAACctgacttttttctgttgaatgtaaaagaagatattttgaagaatgctggaaacctgtaaccattgactttggaactacttgagggtgagtaaattcattcattttcttttcggcttagtcgctttattaatcaggggtcaccacagcggaatgaacacagcagatgctcttctagccgcaacccatcactgggaaacacccatacactctcattcacacacatacactatgtctatagcgcatgtgtttggacttgtgggggaaacctgagcacccggaggaaacctacgccaacgtggggagaacatgcaaactctacacagaaatgccaactgacccagcttagactcgaaccagcgacctacttgctgtgaggtgatcgtgctacccactgcgccactgtgacgcccagggtgagtaaatggtaaatcaattttcatttttagggtaAATTAAAGGCTACCTCTACAAAAGTAAGCTAAATTTTCCCCAATGAATGGAGCAACTTGAATATTAAACCCCCCACAAGGCTTTCCCCATAATTTACTCTTTCTCAATTTGCTAAGAGTAACTTTTGTTTACTAAACACAAAACAGagaacacacaaaataaaatggtAACCGATGATGGACTGCActgatttacatttatttattacttattttattaattatttatttattacaaaaaatttGCATTGAAAGAACTCATATTTGGAATATCTGTATATCATCCATGAAAATTCTGTATTTCCTTGCCAACACTATAACACTTGAATGAAGCTCAGACAATTGCAAGTGTTATTTCCAAATCAAACATACACAACCACGTTTTATTAGTCAGATTTTCATAATAACagtattaaaaatgacaaacaacCCTAATCCCTAACCTCATTTATCCTGAGCACAGAAAGGCCATATAattatttaagtaactttgaatgtTTTTGAGAAATCCTGTCAATGTTACAATAATTGAGAATTAAAATGAAGTCAAATTATTCCTTCAGTAAATGTTTGATATCATCTGTAAGTGTTGCTCACCTTCAGATCCTGAATCTCTGCACTTTAGCGTCAGTGTTTCTCCTGCATGAATGATCAGTGAGTTTTCATTTCTGACCTGCAGGTGTTTTATTTGACTCTTCATAGTCTCCAGCAACTCTTCAGAGTTTCTCTCATAAAGATCAGCGTGTGCTGCAGCATTATGCTTGAAGACGCACAGGAAATCCCAGATGAAGATCAAAGTCAACAGAGAGATGCGGCTGAACTCCATGCTGTCTGAAAGAAAATGTTCAATATaactttattcattcaatttccttcagcttagtccctttattcatcaggggtcaccacagtggaatgaaccgccaacttatccagcataagttttacaaagcggatgcccttccagctgcaacccagtactaggaaacactcatacacactcattcacactcatacactacggccgttTTAGTTAATTTAGTTCACATATaaggcatgtgtttggactgtgggggaaactggagcacccggaggaaacccacactatcacggggagaacatgcaaactccacacagaaatgccaactggcccagctgggattcgaatcagcgaccttcttgctgtgagacgaccactaagccaccgtgtcgccctcaatataacttattttgagttttttttagcaACTTTACTACTACTtccaacatttaatttaaattaccaTACTTGAATGATAACAGAAAGgcattaatactttaaaaatgtacacaaaagACTGAGACCAACAATCAATTTACATTCACAATCTTTCCAACCACATTAATAATATTTCTAGCATTGTTACATTTGCAGTAATCACATAAAAAGGCTATTTGACCCAACAAATTATAGTTTGTGTGTCCAAAAAATACATGAGATGACATAAGTATCACTTAAATCAGTCAAATACTCACGGGATATGAGTCTTGTATCTTCTGTTTTCTCCAGAGGAGTAAAGTACAGTCCTCACATGACAGCTCTTATAGTTCATCTCGTGCTTGATGTTTAAAGATTAACATTTTTCTCCTCAATAATAGACAGGATGTTCGTGTGAACGAAGATGCCACTGAATGTTTTAGTAGTTAACTGGTTTATGTTTGAACTGGGTAATTTGCCATAAATGATTTTCCACCATgctaaatttataattaaataaattgcatatAAACAGTAGATCGCAATTCTTTGATAAGGAACAttcttctttaaataaaataaatagtttgtttccattgtggtttgtttgtttgtattgttctTTCCGATGGAGGACCATGAGTGCCAgtaagaaattaaatgaaaaattaattcattcattttccttcggcttaatccctcttttcatcaggggtcgccacagcagaatgaactgccaacttatccagcatatgttttacacagcggatgcccttccagctgcaacccaatactgggaataccatacacactcattcacacacatacattacggtcgttttagtttattcagttcacatataacgcatgtgtttggacgtgggggaaatcggagcacccagaggaaacccacaccaacacagggaaaacatgcaaactccaccacagaaatgtcaactgacccagccgggactcgaaccagcgaccttcttgctgtgaggcgacagtgctaaccgcacTGTGCTAACCGCACAGTGCTAAATTgtcaatttaataattgaagtataaaaatgtaaataaataaatcacaatttaaa
The window above is part of the Danio aesculapii chromosome 18, fDanAes4.1, whole genome shotgun sequence genome. Proteins encoded here:
- the LOC130245913 gene encoding uncharacterized protein LOC130245913 is translated as MEFSRISLLTLIFIWDFLCVFKHNAAAHADLYERNSEELLETMKSQIKHLQVRNENSLIIHAGETLTLKCRDSGSEVDSLFWHTPFGQFEGCNHQNKDPVEICNSSLKISRATSSHDGLFFCIREDKMSKTITPYRINVIALNPNIKKRLTTAREAEVNAETVSESVFVAAVASSVIVSFLVAFTLGALTRSYVMTCLQTIRVHLPFKKDNINEQNNLHNDTAQPQSVFFKKNDTEDTVDIGFVDDVFIDDVVEIGGNDEGNQQTCEGDEETREFRSVVSPHPKKKARVIKVYNYDEEGNRFSHIKDSEVEDEEEVRPKLRTRSLTRLDAIMKRAETLDFNPVSEENDGQSTEPDQNIDATVSQF